In the Epinephelus lanceolatus isolate andai-2023 chromosome 6, ASM4190304v1, whole genome shotgun sequence genome, one interval contains:
- the LOC117254266 gene encoding regulator of G-protein signaling 21-like isoform X1, giving the protein MLAPVDDVVAWGESIDHLLECKTGQLVFEDFLRTEYSEENLLFWLACEDYKKMTSKTEMTVAAKRIYTEFVQVDAPRQINIDCVTRGEISENLSQPEPNCFDRAQRLIYALMENDCYPRFLKSEMYQALLEQAERH; this is encoded by the exons atgtt GGCTCCTGTTGATGATGTTGTGGCATGGGGAGAGTCAATCGACCATCTTCTGGAGTGCAAAA CAGGCCAGCTGGTGTTTGAGGACTTCTTGAGGACAGAATACAGTGAAGAGAACCTTTTATTTTGGCTGGCCTGTGAAGACTACAAGAAAATGACCAGCAAGACAGAAATGACGGTTGCTGCCAAAAGGATCTACACAGAGTTTGTCCAAGTTGATGCGCCTAGACAG ATAAACATTGACTGTGTGACAAGAGGAGAAATCAGTGAAAATCTCTCTCAGCCGGAGCCAAATTGCTTCGACAGGGCGCAGAGACTGATATACGCTCTGATGGAAAACGACTGTTATCCGCGATTTCTGAAATCAGAAATGTACCAAGCTCTCCTGGAACAGGCTGAACGGCATTGA
- the LOC117254266 gene encoding regulator of G-protein signaling 21-like isoform X2, which produces MAPVDDVVAWGESIDHLLECKTGQLVFEDFLRTEYSEENLLFWLACEDYKKMTSKTEMTVAAKRIYTEFVQVDAPRQINIDCVTRGEISENLSQPEPNCFDRAQRLIYALMENDCYPRFLKSEMYQALLEQAERH; this is translated from the exons AT GGCTCCTGTTGATGATGTTGTGGCATGGGGAGAGTCAATCGACCATCTTCTGGAGTGCAAAA CAGGCCAGCTGGTGTTTGAGGACTTCTTGAGGACAGAATACAGTGAAGAGAACCTTTTATTTTGGCTGGCCTGTGAAGACTACAAGAAAATGACCAGCAAGACAGAAATGACGGTTGCTGCCAAAAGGATCTACACAGAGTTTGTCCAAGTTGATGCGCCTAGACAG ATAAACATTGACTGTGTGACAAGAGGAGAAATCAGTGAAAATCTCTCTCAGCCGGAGCCAAATTGCTTCGACAGGGCGCAGAGACTGATATACGCTCTGATGGAAAACGACTGTTATCCGCGATTTCTGAAATCAGAAATGTACCAAGCTCTCCTGGAACAGGCTGAACGGCATTGA